From a region of the Tamandua tetradactyla isolate mTamTet1 chromosome 10, mTamTet1.pri, whole genome shotgun sequence genome:
- the LOC143647711 gene encoding uncharacterized protein LOC143647711 — protein MYSGHLDLQLRSLRQIRQPIGPEREGQRPISGRVRHRKSVPPRQQVSRRWSPPLIAGEPLSRARRPRTENSPGVRRGRTECALSSVFPGFLTKQIFLLCGASLRIQDDRSLEIAPMEVGKGEGGLRLRALGRGIRKSIGAVVTAATRWRGVLAPWSSYTSRLYSEKFQAYNKVERFLEWFQREGGGGRDIWHGLKTFLVVNSWRSAAGIWCERNDKRTPNTEGQDKEHSRQRKQVVQRPQD, from the exons ATGTACAGTGGGCATTTGGATTTACAATTACGGAGTTTACGGCAGATTCGG CAACCAATAGGTCCTGAGAGGGAGGGACAGCGGCCAATAAGCGGGCGTGTACGGCACCGGAAGTCTGTGCCACCACGCCAGCAGGTTTCCCGAAGGTGGAGCCCGCCTCTGATAGCGGGAGAACCTCTCAGTCGTGCCCGGCGCCCGCGGACGGAGAACTCACCTGGGGTCAGGCGAGGGCGCACTGAATGCGCCCTCAGTTCGGTATTCCCAGGTTTCCTCACTAAACAGATATTTCTGTTATGCGGAGCGAGCCTCAGAATACAAGACGACCGGAGCCTGGAAATCGCCCCTATGGAAGTGGGAAAGGGCGAAGGTGGCTTGCGCTTGCGCGCGCTGGGCCGTGGAATCCGGAAGTCGATTGGCGCAGTGGTGACGGCTGCGACCCGCTGGAGGGGTGTTCTGGCCCCGTGGTCTTCCTACACCTCACG ATTGTATTCTGAAAAATTTCAAGCATACAACAAAGTTGAGAGATTTTTGGAGTGGTTtcaaagggaaggaggagggggtaGGGATATTTGGCACGGattgaagacatttttggttgtcaacAGCTGGAGgagtgctgctggcatctg GTGCGAACGGAATGACAAGAGGACACCAAACACAGAAGGTCAAGACaaggagcattccaggcagaggaagcagGTAGTACAGAGGCCCCAAGACTGA
- the LOC143648575 gene encoding RWD domain-containing protein 2B, which yields MNEIEQAEAQLSELELLTSMFPGENEFMVNDQLALAELKDCIEKRTMEGRSSKVYFTINMNLDVSEEAMVMFSLACILPFKYPAILPEITVRSVLLSRSQQTQLNTDLSAYLQENWCGDVCILNATEWIRDHASGYISRDATSTTSSIGNPAQSVDVILTRLWIYSHHIYNKCKRKDILEWAKELSLSGFSMPGKPGVICVEGPQSACEEFWSRLRKLSWKRILIRHREDIPLDGTNDEMEKQRKFSIFEEKVFNVNGARGNHMDFGQLYQFLNARGCGNVFQMFFGVEGQ from the exons ATGAATGAGATAGAACAGGCGGAAGCTCAGCTCTCTGAGTTAGAACTGCTGACCAGTATGTTCCCTGGTGAGAACGAATTCATGGTGAATGATCAGCTGGCTTTAGCAGAACTGAAAGACTGTATTGAAAAAAGGACTATGGAGGGACGATCTTCGAAAGTTTATTTTACCATCAATATGAACCTAGATGTATCTGAGGAAGCAATG GTGATGTTTTCTCTGGCCtgtattcttccttttaaataccCTGCCATTCTGCCTGAAATTACTGTCAG ATCAGTATTACTGAGTAGATCGCAGCAGACTCAACTGAACACAGATCTGAGTGCATACCTACAAGAGAATTGGTGCGGAGATGTCTGTATACTGAATGCCACTGAATGGATTAGAGATCATGCCTCTGGCTATATCAGCAGAGATGCCACATCAACCACCAGCTCCATAGGAAACCCAGCCCAGTCAGTAGATGTTATTCTCACGCGACTCTGGATTTATAGCCATCATATCTATAACAAATGCAAAAGAAAGGATATTCTAGAGTGGGCAAAGGAGCTTTCTCTGTCTGGGTTTAGCATGCCTGGGAAACCCGGTGTTATTTGTGTGGAAGGGCCACAGAGTGCCTGTGAAGAATTTTGGTCAAg ACTCAGAAAGTTAAGCTGGAAAAGAATTTTAATTCGCCATCGAGAAGATATTCCTCTTGATGGTACAAATGATGAAatggagaaacaaagaaaattttctatttttgaagaaaaagtgTTTAATGTTAATGGAGCTAGAGGAAACCACATGGACTTTGGTCAGCTGTATCAGTTTTTAAATGCCAGAGGATGTGGGAATGTTTTCCAGATGTTCTTTGGTGTGGAAGGACAATGA